ACCattagcaacagcagcaccatcaacaacagcagcaccatcagcaacagcagtaccatcagcaagTGCAGTACCATTAGCAatagcagtaccatcagcaacagcagcaccatcagcaacaacagcaccatcagcacCATAAGCAACAGCAGCAtcatcagcaacagcagtaccatcagcaacagcagcaccatcagcaccatcagcaccatcagcaatagcagtaC
The window above is part of the Chiloscyllium plagiosum isolate BGI_BamShark_2017 unplaced genomic scaffold, ASM401019v2 scaf_6486, whole genome shotgun sequence genome. Proteins encoded here:
- the LOC122546764 gene encoding chitinase-like protein PB1E7.04c, giving the protein ISNSSTISNNSNNSTISTISNSSTIRNSSTISNNRTISTISNSCSTISNSSTINNSSTISNSSTISKCSTISNSSTISNSSTISNNSTISTISNSSIISNS